Proteins encoded together in one uncultured Sphaerochaeta sp. window:
- the folD gene encoding bifunctional methylenetetrahydrofolate dehydrogenase/methenyltetrahydrofolate cyclohydrolase FolD, giving the protein MQILSGKEVAQNVYDTLTEEAKHFLENYGYAPTLAVVLVGEDPASQSYVAGKKKACLSLGFGHKDYHLPSDTSQGQLLALIHQLNTDSSLHGILVQMPLPEGLDPDQVIQAIAVEKDVDGFHPQSVGNLLIGNPSFVSCTPKGVMEILDYYHIETAGKHVVIVGRSNIVGKPMASLLIQKGRDATVTICHSRTKDLPSITRQADILIAAIGRPHFITSDMVKDGVVVIDVGINRIEDASRKRGYRLVGDVDYEHVSPSCNAITPVPGGVGVMTIAMLMKNTMQAAKQFASKEVK; this is encoded by the coding sequence ATGCAGATACTATCAGGAAAAGAAGTAGCGCAAAACGTTTATGATACACTTACCGAGGAAGCAAAACATTTCTTGGAGAATTATGGGTATGCACCAACTCTTGCAGTTGTTCTGGTAGGAGAAGACCCAGCTAGTCAAAGCTATGTGGCAGGGAAGAAGAAAGCATGTCTCTCACTTGGTTTTGGCCATAAGGACTACCATCTTCCCTCTGATACTTCCCAGGGGCAGCTCCTTGCACTGATTCATCAATTAAATACAGATTCTTCTCTACATGGGATCTTGGTACAGATGCCGCTCCCTGAGGGGCTCGATCCTGATCAGGTGATTCAGGCCATTGCTGTTGAGAAAGATGTAGATGGCTTCCATCCTCAGAGCGTAGGGAACCTCCTGATAGGCAACCCTAGCTTTGTGAGCTGTACACCGAAGGGAGTTATGGAAATACTTGACTATTACCACATAGAGACCGCAGGCAAGCATGTTGTGATTGTAGGGAGAAGCAATATTGTAGGGAAGCCCATGGCAAGCCTCCTGATACAGAAGGGAAGAGATGCAACGGTTACTATCTGTCATTCAAGAACGAAAGATCTCCCATCTATCACACGCCAAGCAGATATTCTCATTGCTGCAATAGGGAGACCCCACTTTATTACCTCCGATATGGTAAAAGATGGGGTAGTGGTCATTGATGTAGGAATTAACAGAATTGAAGACGCCAGTCGTAAGCGTGGCTACCGACTGGTAGGTGATGTCGACTATGAACACGTCTCACCAAGCTGCAACGCCATTACTCCGGTTCCCGGTGGGGTCGGGGTAATGACCATTGCCATGCTTATGAAAAATACCATGCAAGCTGCAAAGCAGTTTGCAAGCAAGGAAGTGAAATGA
- the miaB gene encoding tRNA (N6-isopentenyl adenosine(37)-C2)-methylthiotransferase MiaB: protein MIHTYWLETYGCQMNIAESNALELQLKGAGLVPAASAEQADCAILNTCTVRKSADNRIWGRLGFFGRIKKERPFTLIVTGCMAERLQEDLKDEAPQVDYVIGTNDKQRIVNILTSKDGKMDEHSQSYTFGSSYYQEGEFSSFIPIMNGCNNFCAYCIVPYVRGREVSRPVEDIVKEFAFLDSKGVKEITLLGQNVNSYHFEQDGEIINFPKLLKILAAQKHSVKWIRFESPHPKDFTSELVQVIKEENVIARHLHIPLQSGSTRILSLMNRKYSQEQFLSLIDEIREAVPEITFSTDVMVGFPSETEEEYQETLHVLSHMRCLEAFMYYFNPREGTKAVDMEGQVDEEIRKRRLSELISFQHAIFADEKTKRSHEEVEVLVTQVSKNDASQMLGKTEHNEMVVFSGSPEKGNIVTVRLNELKGNTYSGILV, encoded by the coding sequence ATGATTCACACATATTGGCTTGAGACCTACGGTTGCCAGATGAACATTGCCGAAAGCAATGCACTGGAACTGCAGCTCAAAGGAGCCGGATTGGTTCCCGCAGCAAGTGCTGAACAAGCAGATTGCGCTATTTTGAATACCTGTACTGTACGAAAAAGTGCTGATAATCGTATCTGGGGAAGACTTGGTTTCTTTGGTCGGATCAAGAAAGAGCGACCCTTTACCTTGATTGTAACCGGCTGCATGGCAGAACGCCTGCAAGAGGATCTGAAAGATGAAGCCCCACAGGTAGATTATGTGATCGGGACGAACGACAAACAACGTATCGTCAATATTCTCACCAGTAAGGATGGGAAAATGGACGAGCACTCCCAGTCCTATACCTTTGGATCATCTTACTATCAGGAAGGTGAATTCAGCTCCTTTATTCCCATCATGAATGGCTGTAACAATTTTTGTGCTTACTGCATTGTCCCCTACGTACGTGGACGGGAAGTGTCACGACCAGTTGAAGATATTGTGAAGGAATTTGCTTTCCTCGACTCCAAGGGAGTAAAGGAAATAACCCTGCTTGGGCAGAATGTAAATAGTTATCACTTTGAGCAGGATGGGGAAATTATCAACTTTCCCAAGTTGCTAAAGATCCTGGCAGCTCAAAAACACTCGGTCAAGTGGATACGTTTTGAAAGCCCTCACCCCAAGGATTTTACCAGCGAACTGGTACAGGTGATCAAGGAAGAGAACGTGATTGCACGTCACTTACATATTCCACTGCAGAGTGGATCAACGAGAATCCTCTCCCTCATGAACCGCAAATACTCTCAGGAACAATTCCTTTCACTGATCGATGAGATCAGGGAAGCAGTTCCTGAGATTACATTTTCCACCGATGTAATGGTTGGCTTCCCCTCCGAAACAGAAGAGGAGTATCAGGAAACACTACATGTTCTCTCTCATATGAGGTGTCTTGAAGCATTCATGTACTACTTTAATCCCCGAGAGGGCACCAAGGCCGTAGACATGGAAGGGCAAGTGGATGAGGAGATAAGGAAGAGACGACTGAGCGAACTTATTTCTTTTCAACATGCCATTTTTGCGGACGAGAAGACAAAACGCAGTCATGAGGAAGTTGAGGTACTGGTTACCCAGGTTTCCAAGAACGATGCTTCCCAGATGCTCGGAAAAACAGAGCACAATGAAATGGTCGTTTTCTCTGGTTCTCCTGAAAAAGGAAATATTGTTACAGTTCGCCTGAATGAATTGAAAGGAAACACCTATAGCGGAATTCTGGTATAA
- a CDS encoding NAD-dependent protein deacylase: MEKQLAFEKKFNTLRAMIRGSRSLVVLTGAGISTLSGIPDFRSSSGIYAKRWNEYRVEEILSIGFFHAHPELFYEWAREFWYTLDSFQPNVVHSSLATLERKGYVRGVFTQNIDMLHKKAGSRKCYELHGSAEHHHCTNCNSYYSYASIAPIVLKGEVPRCTQCGAVIKPDITFYGENLDSLVLAKAYEMFSHSDLTLVLGSSLLVQPAANLPYHSLQNSASLVIVNKQKTGYDRSATLQFTDLQQFGEALEVFAETLEERKSLV; encoded by the coding sequence ATGGAAAAACAACTAGCATTCGAGAAAAAATTCAACACACTCAGAGCAATGATCAGGGGAAGCCGTTCCCTGGTCGTGCTTACTGGTGCAGGCATCTCAACGCTCTCCGGAATACCTGACTTTCGAAGCAGCAGTGGAATATATGCAAAACGTTGGAATGAGTATCGAGTTGAAGAGATCTTGAGTATCGGATTTTTTCATGCTCACCCAGAGCTCTTCTACGAATGGGCCAGGGAGTTCTGGTATACATTGGATTCTTTTCAACCGAATGTGGTTCATAGCAGTCTTGCTACCTTGGAGAGAAAAGGTTATGTGCGAGGTGTATTTACACAAAATATTGACATGCTGCATAAGAAGGCAGGAAGTCGAAAGTGTTATGAGTTACATGGGAGTGCTGAACACCACCACTGCACAAACTGCAATAGCTACTACTCATATGCATCCATTGCCCCTATCGTATTGAAAGGAGAAGTACCACGGTGTACTCAGTGTGGGGCTGTGATCAAACCAGATATCACCTTCTATGGAGAGAACCTTGACTCCTTGGTGCTAGCCAAGGCATATGAAATGTTCAGCCATAGTGATCTTACACTGGTCTTGGGCTCCTCACTGTTGGTACAACCTGCTGCAAACCTGCCGTATCATTCACTGCAGAATAGTGCTTCGCTGGTAATCGTAAACAAGCAAAAAACTGGATACGATCGATCAGCTACTTTGCAGTTCACTGACTTACAACAATTCGGTGAAGCACTCGAGGTATTTGCAGAAACACTTGAGGAAAGAAAATCACTGGTTTAA
- a CDS encoding response regulator: MKVVVADDERRVCALIVALIDWDGLDLQNVGTAYDGLEAFDVIKREKPDLVITDIRMPGLDGLELISKAKALYPDLQFIIISGHKQFDYAQSAIKYGVGEYLLKPIKKQELNQTLQRMKNRYSEQSSSKALQKQVKEDREYLKSTSFLSFLKNNDPQILSPWITDNTVLCIGIIGIQSPSKDPVVQLLQEKVRTAVERDSFNVCLQAYQGDLYLFYTYQSEQRSQVILGAENLVEMLKVQAQIFQDLRCSIAIGLEVTTLVDLPISLLSAKQALTRRLVEGHHRLFEAEDLEKCTIDPFLQSVAVSFEKCCAQDNQNTDYLTSDMFRTLEKQQVSLYTTVEVLLQSYRQALQFAKEQCAQEDTVENHEQAMLEAESLEAVKLAYCKAMHTLLVQYREAREVLVSKPIRISINYLQKHYKDEMLSLDLVSEQVHLNSSYFSALFKKSMGVGFSDYVLALRIQEAKRLLVDTNKGIAEIAFEIGYHDPKHFTKLFKKSCQIKPNEYRKLYG; the protein is encoded by the coding sequence ATGAAAGTTGTTGTCGCGGATGATGAGAGAAGAGTATGTGCCCTTATAGTTGCATTGATTGACTGGGATGGACTAGATCTACAGAACGTTGGGACTGCCTATGATGGATTGGAAGCTTTTGATGTAATCAAGCGAGAGAAGCCTGATCTGGTTATCACTGATATACGTATGCCAGGTCTCGATGGCTTGGAATTGATCAGTAAGGCAAAAGCACTATATCCAGATTTGCAATTCATTATTATCAGTGGCCATAAACAGTTTGACTATGCACAGAGTGCCATCAAATACGGTGTAGGCGAATACCTGCTGAAACCGATTAAGAAGCAGGAGTTGAACCAAACACTGCAAAGGATGAAGAATCGATACAGTGAGCAATCATCATCGAAAGCCTTGCAGAAACAAGTAAAGGAAGATAGAGAGTATTTAAAGAGTACCAGTTTTTTATCATTCTTGAAGAATAATGATCCTCAGATTCTCTCTCCCTGGATTACCGACAACACCGTGCTTTGTATCGGGATAATTGGTATACAGAGTCCATCAAAGGATCCAGTGGTTCAACTGCTTCAAGAAAAAGTGAGAACTGCTGTGGAAAGAGACTCCTTCAATGTCTGTCTTCAAGCATATCAAGGAGATCTATACCTATTTTATACCTATCAGAGTGAACAACGTTCTCAGGTAATTTTGGGGGCTGAGAATTTGGTTGAAATGCTCAAGGTTCAGGCTCAGATATTTCAAGATTTAAGATGTTCGATAGCTATAGGATTGGAGGTAACAACTCTTGTTGATCTTCCTATATCATTGTTATCAGCAAAACAAGCCTTAACAAGAAGACTGGTAGAAGGACATCATCGCTTGTTTGAAGCCGAAGACTTGGAAAAATGTACCATTGATCCTTTCCTTCAAAGTGTAGCAGTTTCGTTCGAGAAATGTTGTGCTCAAGACAATCAGAATACTGATTATCTCACTTCAGATATGTTTCGTACCTTGGAGAAACAACAGGTTTCCCTCTATACCACAGTGGAAGTGCTTCTTCAGTCCTACCGACAAGCCCTACAGTTTGCCAAAGAACAGTGTGCACAGGAGGATACAGTAGAGAACCATGAACAGGCAATGCTTGAAGCAGAATCTCTGGAAGCGGTAAAACTAGCCTACTGTAAGGCAATGCATACACTCCTAGTTCAGTATCGCGAGGCACGGGAAGTACTGGTTAGTAAACCCATAAGAATTTCTATAAACTATCTCCAAAAACATTATAAGGATGAGATGCTCAGTCTGGATCTTGTAAGTGAACAGGTACATCTCAACAGTTCCTATTTCAGTGCACTCTTTAAAAAGAGCATGGGTGTCGGTTTTAGTGACTATGTACTTGCCCTCAGAATCCAGGAGGCAAAACGTTTACTGGTGGATACAAATAAAGGGATAGCTGAGATAGCATTTGAAATAGGTTATCATGATCCGAAGCACTTTACGAAGTTGTTCAAAAAGAGTTGTCAGATTAAGCCTAATGAATACAGGAAGCTCTATGGCTGA
- a CDS encoding histidine kinase: protein MADTYRYLESRIILIASLFVLHVLLVLAGMFLYLEERIQTPLVLLFSLVSFFFLLAFSYWWIVLPYKRTKHIWQLFATGYTFRSIIDEQTPLAKELVSVNRTLQTVLNNDHLMNASKRQAQFLALQNQINPHFLYNTLEGIRSEALLAGLDSVATMTEALSTFFRYTISNVENLVTLGQELENTKNYFFIQQFRFGTRIKLSIIFDEEEAKDILLYRIPKLTLQPIVENCILHGLECKVGEGHLLIRLERTQSRLIVTVSDDGVGMETEILEKIQRGLNIRSFDYVKREEKESGIALVNVNNRIKLLFGEQYGLTVTSQKQVGTDVIISLPASKQEKAES, encoded by the coding sequence ATGGCTGATACCTATCGATATCTAGAATCACGTATAATCCTTATTGCCTCTCTCTTTGTATTGCACGTCCTCCTTGTGCTTGCTGGTATGTTTCTCTACCTAGAGGAACGTATCCAGACACCACTGGTTCTTCTTTTCTCACTTGTAAGCTTTTTCTTTCTGCTGGCTTTTAGTTATTGGTGGATAGTGCTGCCATATAAAAGAACAAAACATATCTGGCAGTTGTTTGCTACTGGATACACCTTTCGATCAATAATAGACGAACAAACCCCGTTAGCGAAGGAATTGGTTTCGGTCAATAGAACCTTGCAGACGGTGCTCAATAACGATCACTTAATGAATGCGAGCAAGCGTCAAGCTCAATTCTTGGCGCTCCAGAATCAGATTAATCCTCATTTCCTTTACAACACCTTGGAAGGGATTCGCAGTGAAGCACTGCTTGCTGGGCTAGATTCAGTTGCTACCATGACCGAAGCACTCTCCACATTTTTTCGCTATACCATTAGCAATGTAGAGAACTTGGTGACTCTTGGCCAAGAGCTTGAAAATACCAAGAATTACTTTTTTATCCAACAGTTTCGATTCGGCACCAGAATCAAGTTGAGTATAATATTTGATGAAGAAGAAGCAAAAGACATCCTCCTGTACCGTATACCTAAACTCACTCTTCAACCTATTGTTGAGAACTGTATCCTCCATGGTCTTGAATGCAAGGTAGGGGAAGGACATCTTCTAATTCGTTTGGAACGTACTCAGTCCAGGCTCATCGTAACCGTAAGTGATGATGGGGTAGGGATGGAGACTGAGATACTGGAGAAAATCCAGAGAGGGTTGAATATACGCAGTTTTGATTATGTGAAGCGAGAGGAGAAAGAAAGCGGAATCGCATTGGTGAATGTCAACAATAGAATCAAATTATTGTTCGGGGAGCAGTATGGTCTCACTGTAACCAGCCAGAAACAAGTGGGGACAGATGTAATCATCTCATTGCCAGCAAGCAAGCAGGAGAAAGCTGAATCATGA
- a CDS encoding ATP-binding cassette domain-containing protein, whose amino-acid sequence MKEEVFRLEQVSLPPFLHDINIQLFKGEVVGLIGVNALGIEELLTIFQKNIPLHYGHVYCQEQLVNDYLSSNRKENNVAVIDRKSMLIDNLSVEENLFILRKGSKQHLIKYKLLSSQMQQLLAPFHLEISNRTLVSDLSSFEKLVIQFVKAKLSRSSLVILKDISTFVSEMDLAKLQPILTNFIHEGMTFLYVCNHHQEAFRFSHRCYLMREGKIIKHLYPDQMNDRVINQYAYEFKESIEEGKRQEQYIQRPISEGYFKINHLSYRNIKDIHLQIEKGETVVLMDSENLILEQLFLLLKGETEPESGSILLEGKRPTISDRSIALVPAKPEQSLIFPQLTVLDNLLFTSDHKVPYLWLTRKRRVALGHDLEEPFGESITETSAEEYSQSYKLRLVYQRLLLQKPTFLCAVQPFASIDMYQRIELISTYDLLKQRGTTILILAVSLSDTLQIADRLLLCKDGMIDRQLLRHEFSQYRGFAGSIPQ is encoded by the coding sequence ATGAAAGAGGAAGTATTTCGTCTTGAGCAGGTATCGCTTCCTCCGTTTTTACACGATATAAACATTCAACTTTTTAAAGGAGAGGTAGTTGGCCTAATAGGGGTGAATGCACTTGGTATCGAGGAACTGCTCACCATTTTCCAGAAGAACATCCCACTCCATTACGGACATGTTTACTGCCAAGAGCAATTGGTCAATGATTACCTCTCCAGCAATCGTAAAGAGAATAATGTAGCGGTGATTGATCGTAAGAGTATGCTTATCGATAATCTGAGTGTTGAGGAAAATCTCTTTATCCTCAGAAAAGGAAGTAAGCAACATCTCATCAAGTATAAACTACTTTCCTCACAGATGCAGCAACTGCTGGCACCATTCCACCTTGAAATCAGTAACAGAACTCTAGTGAGTGACCTTTCTTCTTTTGAGAAGCTGGTGATACAATTTGTAAAGGCCAAACTATCCAGAAGTAGCTTAGTCATTCTCAAGGATATTTCTACCTTCGTCAGTGAGATGGATTTGGCAAAGCTGCAACCGATTCTTACCAATTTCATACATGAAGGAATGACATTCCTCTATGTATGTAATCACCACCAAGAAGCTTTTCGTTTCTCACACCGATGTTATCTTATGCGAGAAGGTAAAATTATCAAACACCTATATCCTGATCAGATGAATGACAGGGTGATCAACCAATACGCCTATGAATTCAAGGAATCCATCGAAGAAGGGAAGCGACAGGAACAATATATCCAGAGACCTATCTCAGAAGGCTATTTTAAAATCAACCACCTCTCCTATCGTAACATAAAAGATATACATCTTCAAATCGAAAAAGGCGAAACAGTAGTGCTCATGGATAGTGAAAATCTTATTTTGGAACAACTATTCTTATTGTTGAAGGGTGAGACAGAACCTGAATCAGGAAGCATTTTGTTGGAAGGGAAAAGACCTACAATCTCCGATCGCTCCATCGCACTGGTTCCAGCAAAACCTGAACAAAGTCTCATTTTTCCCCAACTCACGGTATTGGACAATCTGTTATTCACCAGTGACCATAAGGTGCCGTATCTTTGGTTGACGCGGAAACGTAGAGTTGCACTTGGCCACGATTTGGAAGAACCCTTTGGAGAATCAATAACTGAAACATCTGCAGAGGAGTACTCCCAGTCCTATAAATTAAGATTGGTGTATCAACGATTACTCCTCCAAAAACCTACATTTCTTTGTGCTGTACAGCCATTCGCTTCGATAGATATGTATCAACGAATTGAATTGATTTCCACCTATGACCTATTGAAACAGCGAGGAACTACCATCCTCATCCTCGCAGTTTCACTATCAGATACGCTGCAGATTGCAGACCGTCTGTTGCTGTGTAAGGATGGAATGATTGATCGACAACTGCTGCGTCATGAATTTTCTCAATATCGAGGTTTTGCGGGATCAATTCCTCAATAA
- a CDS encoding sugar ABC transporter ATP-binding protein, producing the protein MNDQPYIVEMEHITKTFPGVKALDDVQFRLKAGQVMALLGENGAGKSTLVKILSGVYTRNSGTMRLFGNTIEGDLTPKQAQELGISIIHQELNMCSHLTVCQNIFLGHEHTTGRLLDNKSMRSRAKEVLQSLDIDLDPDMLVGDLAVSKQQMVEIAKALQSNAKVLIMDEPTSALTSVEINQLFRLIKGLKEKGVGIIYISHRLEELQHIIDTVTIMRDGRFILEKPFHDLTMNQIIAHMVGREIKEKFPRIPAHQGKKLFSVQNLCAGPLVREINFDVYEGEILGFAGLMGAGRTEMTRAIFGVDPKEQGLITVDGTEVTINCPEDAIRHGLVLAPEDRKKDGICVKLSVRENIALPNLDLLCSKAGVINRKKEAEMVNKAIKDLKIKLANAEVDASSLSGGNQQKVVVGKWLARNSKVVIFDEPTRGIDVAAKVEIYQLMNQLKESGIAVMFISSEMPEILGFSDRILVMCDGRITGELTRENATQEKILALATQFENKFENQVG; encoded by the coding sequence ATGAATGATCAACCATACATCGTAGAAATGGAACATATTACCAAGACCTTTCCAGGTGTAAAAGCACTGGATGATGTCCAGTTCCGCTTAAAGGCTGGCCAGGTTATGGCATTACTTGGGGAGAATGGGGCTGGGAAGTCCACATTAGTGAAAATCCTCAGCGGAGTATACACCAGGAACAGCGGAACAATGAGGTTGTTTGGAAATACGATTGAAGGCGATCTTACTCCCAAACAAGCTCAAGAACTAGGAATATCGATCATACATCAAGAATTGAATATGTGTTCTCATCTTACTGTCTGTCAGAATATTTTCCTTGGACATGAACATACAACAGGGAGATTGCTTGACAACAAGAGTATGCGCAGCCGGGCGAAGGAAGTATTGCAATCTCTTGATATTGACCTTGACCCTGACATGCTTGTTGGTGACTTGGCAGTATCGAAACAACAGATGGTGGAGATTGCAAAGGCTTTGCAATCAAATGCAAAGGTACTAATTATGGATGAGCCCACCAGTGCATTGACTAGTGTGGAGATTAACCAACTCTTTCGGCTAATCAAGGGCCTAAAAGAGAAGGGGGTGGGAATCATTTATATCAGTCACCGTCTGGAAGAGTTGCAACATATCATTGATACAGTAACCATAATGCGGGATGGAAGATTCATTCTTGAAAAACCCTTTCATGACCTTACCATGAACCAGATTATCGCACATATGGTAGGAAGGGAGATTAAGGAGAAATTTCCTAGGATTCCTGCTCATCAAGGGAAAAAACTATTCAGCGTACAAAATCTGTGTGCAGGTCCATTGGTACGGGAGATAAATTTTGATGTCTACGAGGGTGAAATACTCGGTTTTGCTGGATTGATGGGAGCTGGACGTACTGAAATGACGAGAGCCATTTTTGGTGTAGATCCAAAAGAGCAAGGCCTCATAACTGTTGACGGAACGGAAGTTACTATCAATTGTCCAGAGGATGCGATACGTCATGGTTTGGTGCTTGCTCCTGAAGATAGAAAGAAAGACGGAATCTGCGTCAAGCTCTCAGTGAGAGAAAACATTGCCTTGCCTAACCTTGACTTGCTTTGCTCCAAGGCTGGCGTTATTAATCGCAAGAAAGAAGCCGAAATGGTCAACAAAGCTATTAAGGACTTGAAGATCAAGCTTGCAAATGCAGAGGTCGATGCTTCTTCCTTGTCAGGAGGAAACCAACAAAAGGTAGTCGTGGGTAAGTGGCTTGCCAGAAATAGTAAAGTAGTTATCTTTGATGAGCCAACACGTGGAATAGATGTTGCTGCAAAAGTTGAGATCTATCAGCTTATGAATCAGTTGAAGGAGTCAGGTATTGCGGTAATGTTCATATCCAGTGAGATGCCGGAAATCCTTGGTTTCAGTGACAGAATTTTAGTAATGTGTGATGGCAGGATAACAGGTGAATTAACTCGTGAGAATGCAACACAGGAAAAGATACTTGCACTTGCAACACAGTTTGAAAATAAATTTGAGAACCAGGTAGGGTGA
- a CDS encoding ABC transporter permease — translation MVTYIEKPFKRLMGIRGIGQVLTVTAGLVVLSVIFGIMNPIFFSSRNVANLLRQIAPILLIGIGQSYVLITGNIDLSIGSVVGMSTMISATLMTKGVNPWLAVLLTIVACLGVGLSNGLLVSFAKLPPFIATLGTMTIARGIAQIANNNYNTDSIGEAAQGLRDFFYYGKTFGLYNTIWIALVLWIIFNFILTRTKTGRHIYAIGSNAEAARLSGVNLVSTTTKAYLVSAFVSCVVGLITTATSGMGTMDAGNTYELYAVAASVIGGVSTLGGQGMLFGTVIGASIWGVLQNGLQFAGAPVAIRNIVIGIIVVISVLLDVIVRSGKSSRKKRTEVSV, via the coding sequence ATGGTAACGTATATTGAAAAACCGTTCAAACGGTTGATGGGAATACGGGGAATAGGACAAGTACTGACTGTAACCGCTGGTCTTGTTGTTTTGAGTGTTATTTTTGGGATAATGAACCCAATATTTTTCTCATCCCGTAATGTGGCAAACTTGCTTCGTCAGATTGCCCCAATACTGCTTATTGGAATCGGACAATCCTACGTACTGATTACTGGAAATATCGACCTTTCCATTGGTTCTGTAGTAGGCATGAGCACGATGATCAGCGCTACTCTCATGACAAAAGGAGTGAATCCTTGGTTGGCTGTATTGCTAACTATAGTTGCATGCCTTGGAGTGGGATTGTCAAATGGTCTGCTCGTGTCATTTGCGAAATTACCTCCATTCATTGCCACGTTGGGAACCATGACAATAGCCCGAGGCATAGCGCAGATAGCAAACAACAATTACAATACCGATTCAATCGGAGAAGCAGCACAAGGCCTTCGTGACTTCTTCTATTATGGAAAGACTTTTGGACTCTATAACACTATCTGGATTGCTCTGGTACTCTGGATTATCTTCAACTTCATCCTCACCCGTACAAAGACAGGCCGGCATATTTATGCAATAGGGTCCAACGCAGAGGCAGCTAGACTCAGTGGTGTTAACTTGGTTTCTACAACAACTAAAGCTTATCTAGTTTCTGCTTTTGTCTCCTGTGTTGTAGGCCTTATCACCACCGCTACCAGTGGAATGGGTACCATGGATGCAGGCAATACCTATGAGCTGTACGCTGTTGCTGCCTCGGTGATAGGCGGCGTTTCCACCCTTGGAGGACAGGGAATGCTCTTTGGTACAGTGATCGGTGCCTCTATTTGGGGCGTTCTTCAGAACGGTCTGCAATTTGCAGGAGCCCCAGTTGCCATCAGGAATATAGTTATTGGAATCATTGTCGTCATCTCAGTATTGCTTGATGTCATCGTCCGCTCAGGCAAGAGTTCCCGGAAGAAACGGACGGAAGTAAGTGTTTGA
- a CDS encoding ABC transporter substrate-binding protein: MKKLSMVLLVLLIAGSLFAQGAKEDSSAYKIYLITMDQMDQHWVNVDKGAQKAAEELGSVDYKWLAPDVKDDAKQIESINNAVAGGADAILLAANGPNAVTAALKEAEEAGVTIVYVDSAANFPAVQTLATDNTAAGTTAGEEMLEALKAKGVNAGKIGVISVNSATASTVARETGFRKAFEGTSFEILETQYCNGDAAVSKDMSANFITQGVVGLFGANEGSTVGIGNAIAEAGTSVIGVGFDKSDMILSLIKSGHILATMAQNPDVMGYEGVKTAYRALSGEAISQDYVDTGVSVLTKENL, encoded by the coding sequence ATGAAGAAACTGAGTATGGTACTATTGGTACTGCTGATTGCAGGGTCACTGTTCGCACAGGGCGCAAAAGAGGATTCTTCTGCCTACAAGATTTATCTGATCACAATGGATCAGATGGACCAGCACTGGGTAAATGTGGACAAGGGTGCACAGAAAGCAGCAGAGGAATTGGGCTCCGTTGATTACAAATGGTTGGCTCCCGATGTAAAGGACGATGCTAAGCAGATTGAGAGCATCAACAATGCAGTTGCAGGTGGTGCTGATGCCATTCTTCTGGCTGCAAATGGTCCGAATGCAGTAACTGCTGCACTAAAAGAAGCTGAAGAAGCTGGAGTTACCATTGTCTATGTTGACTCTGCAGCAAACTTCCCCGCAGTACAGACGCTGGCAACAGACAACACTGCTGCAGGGACTACAGCAGGTGAGGAGATGCTTGAGGCATTGAAAGCTAAGGGCGTAAATGCTGGAAAGATTGGAGTAATCTCCGTTAACAGTGCAACGGCCTCCACTGTTGCTCGTGAAACGGGTTTCCGTAAGGCCTTCGAGGGTACTTCCTTTGAAATCCTAGAGACCCAATACTGTAATGGTGATGCTGCTGTATCAAAGGACATGAGTGCAAACTTTATTACTCAAGGTGTGGTTGGTCTTTTCGGAGCCAATGAAGGATCCACAGTTGGTATCGGAAACGCAATTGCTGAAGCAGGAACTAGTGTCATCGGTGTTGGATTTGACAAGAGTGATATGATTCTTTCATTGATCAAGAGTGGTCATATTCTTGCAACCATGGCACAGAACCCTGATGTAATGGGATACGAAGGTGTAAAGACTGCCTATCGTGCATTGAGTGGCGAGGCTATCTCCCAGGACTATGTAGATACCGGCGTATCTGTACTGACAAAAGAAAACCTGTAA